A DNA window from Pyrus communis chromosome 3, drPyrComm1.1, whole genome shotgun sequence contains the following coding sequences:
- the LOC137730299 gene encoding serine/threonine-protein kinase STY46-like, whose amino-acid sequence MVMEDNSESCRSRALNNSSSSPAQSRQQRQKVGVYNEVLRRLKDSKNDEAICPGFDDELWAHFNRLPTRYALDVNVERAEDVLMHKRLLHLAHDPAHRPAIEVRLVQVHSIADMNTDPGKDAAQSSNIYNRQSIHPPPAFGSSPNLEALALEANKSEDHDAEHAVHARTQFTWPITHEITFSTDDKPKLLSQLTSLLAEVGLNIQEAHAFSTLDGYSLDVFVVDGWRYEETEKLKIAIQKEVLKIERLWPPTHRSSSFGSEHDQVVIKTEPDHLEIPNDGTDVWELDPRQLKFGNKVASGSCGDLYKGTYCTQEVAIKVLKPECVNPDMLKDFAQEVYIMRKVRHKNVVQFIGACTKHPSLCIVTEYMSGGSVYDYLHKQKGVFKLPSLLKVAIDVSKGMTYLHQNNIIHRDLKAANLLMDENEVVKVADFGVARVKSQSGVMTAETGTYRWMAPEVIEHKAYDHKADIFSFGVVLWELLTGKLPYEYLTPLQAAVGVAQKGLRPTIPKNTPPKLAELLEKCWQQDPASRPDFSEIIEILQALAEQIGDGVERHKSSGGFLSVLRRGHH is encoded by the exons ATGGTGATGGAGGACAACAGCGAGAGCTGCAGGAGTAGAGCGCTGAACAActcgtcatcttctccggctcAGTCTCGCCAGCAGAGGCAGAAGGTGGGGGTTTACAATGAGGTCCTCCGCCGCCTCAAGGACTCCAAAAACGACGAGGCTATTTGCCCGGGCTTCGACGACGAGCTTTGGGCTCACTTCAATCGCCTCCCCACTCG GTATGCGTTGGATGTGAATGTGGAGAGGGCAGAAGATGTGCTTATGCACAAAAGATTACTGCATTTGGCTCATGATCCTGCTCATAGACCAGCGATCGAAGTCCGCCTTGTACAG GTTCATTCTATCGCAGATATGAATACAGATCCGGGTAAAGATGCTGCCCAAAGTTCAAACATATATAACAGACAAAG TATACATCCCCCACCAGCGTTTGGCTCATCTCCTAACCTCGAAGCCCTTGCACTTGAGGCAAATAAATCTGAAGATCATGATGCTGAACATGCTGTACATGCCAGAACTCAGTTTACTTG GCCCATAACGCATGAAATCACTTTCTCAACAGACGATAAGCCAAAACTACTCAGTCAG TTAACTTCCTTGCTTGCGGAGGTTGGGCTGAACATCCAAGAAGCTCATGCTTTTTCCACATTAGATGGTTACTCCTTGGATGTCTTTGTTGTTGATGGATGGCGTTACGAG GAAACAGAGAAGCTTAAGATCGCAATACAAAAGGAAGTTTTAAAGATTGAG AGGCTGTGGCCGCCAACTCATCGATCATCATCTTTTGGCAGCGAGCACGATCAAGTAGTGATCAAAACTGAACCTGATCATCTTGAAATACCTAATGATGGGACTGATGTATGGGAACTTGATCCTAGACAGTTGAAGTTTGGGAATAAAGTTGCATCTGGGTCCTGTGGAGATTT ATATAAAGGTACATATTGTACTCAAGAAGTTGCCATTAAAGTCCTCAAGCCCGAGTGTGTAAATCCAGATATGCTGAAAGATTTTGCCCAGGAAGTCTACATTATGAG GAAAGTTCGACACAAGAATGTTGTACAATTCATTGGTGCGTGTACCAAGCATCCAAGTTTGTGCATTGTAACAG AATATATGTCCGGTGGAAGTGTGTATGACTACTTGCATAAGCAAAAGGGAGTTTTTAAGCTTCCATCCTTGCTCAAGGTCGCAATTGATGTTTCCAAAGGAATGACCTACTTGCATCAAAATAACATAATCCACAGGGATTTAAAAGCCGCCAATCTCTTGATGGATGAAAATGAA GTTGTTAAGGTTGCTGATTTCGGGGTTGCTAGAGTAAAATCTCAATCTGGAGTAATGACAGCAGAAACTGGGACTTATAGGTGGATGGCTCCGGAG GTTATAGAACACAAGGCATATGATCACAAGGCGGATATTTTTAGCTTTGGAGTTGTGTTATGGGAGTTACTGACTGGAAAG CTTCCATATGAATACTTGACCCCGTTACAAGCAGCCGTCGGAGTTGCCCAAAAG GGCTTACGGCCGACCATCCCAAAGAATACTCCTCCCAAGCTTGCCGAGCTGCTTGAAAAATGCTGGCAGCAAGATCCAGCATCAAGACCTGATTTCTCAGAAATCATAGAGATTCTGCAGGCATTAGCCGAACAG ATTGGTGATGGAGTGGAACGACACAAATCATCGGGAGGATTTCTGTCCGTCCTGAGACGGGGTCATCACTAA
- the LOC137728259 gene encoding uncharacterized mitochondrial protein AtMg00860-like: protein MKHLKLVLERLRKNQLYAKFSKCLFWLDQISFLGHVVSAEGISVDPQKISADFSAIALPLTKLTRKGVKFEWDEHCEWSFQELKKRLTHAPILALPNNGDEFGIYNDTSLSELGYVLM from the exons ATGAAACATTTAAAGTTGGTGTTGGAGAGATTGAGGAAAAACCAACTGTATGCAAAGTTTAGCAAGTGTCTATTTTGGCTAGACCAGATCAGTTTCCTCGGGCATGTGGTTTCCGCTGAGGGAATTAGTGTAGACCCTCAGAAGATTTCTGCA GATTTCTCAGCAATAGCCCTGCCTCTTACTAAGTTGACCCGGAAAGGGGTCAAATTCGAGTGGGATGAGCATTGTGAATGGAGCTTTCAGGAGCTTAAAAAACGTCTTACTCATGCCCCCATCCTTGCTCTTCCAAACAATGGTGATGAGTTTGGGATCTATAATGATACATCCTTGTCGGAATTGGGTTATGTTCTAATGTAG